A genomic region of Anas platyrhynchos isolate ZD024472 breed Pekin duck chromosome 9, IASCAAS_PekinDuck_T2T, whole genome shotgun sequence contains the following coding sequences:
- the DHX36 gene encoding ATP-dependent DNA/RNA helicase DHX36: protein MSSEQRRGWARGGDGGPAASSSSSCSSSAGGHGGRGGGGGGGRGRHPSHLKGREIGLWYARKQGQRSKETDRQQRAVVRMDERREEQIAQLLTAVQSRSEKEPDAMSWWSGDEDGNTPEQPAKVKPEVEKAPIKQRPVLEKTFLDRDVEYLFEKNQQDTDLDEQLKEDLRKKKSDPRYIEMQRFREKLPSYGMRQELVNLINNNRVTVISGETGCGKTTQVTQFILDDYIERGKGSTCRIVCTQPRRISAISVAERVAAERAEACGNGKSTGYQIRLQSRLPRKQGSILYCTTGIVLQWLQSDKNLSSISHVVLDEIHERNLQSDVLMSIIKDLLNVRLDLKVILMSATLNAEKFSEYFDNCPMIHIPGFTFPVVEYLLEDVIEKLRYMPENTDRRPRWKKGFMQGHISRPEKEEKEEIYRERWPEYLRQLRGRYSASTIDALEMMDDDKVDLDLIAALIRHIVLEEEDGAILVFLPGWDNISTLHDLLMSQVMFKSDRFIIIPLHSLMPTVNQTQVFKKTPPGVRKIVIATNIAETSITIDDVVFVIDGGKIKETHFDTQNNISTMAAEWVSKANAKQRKGRAGRVQPGHCYHLYNGLRASLLDDYQLPEILRTPLEELCLQIKILKLGGIAYFLSKLMDPPSRDAVMLAINHLMELNALDRQEELTPLGVHLARLPVEPHIGKMILFGALFCCLDPVLTIAASLSFKDPFVIPLGKEKVADARRKELSKNTKSDHLTVVNAFTGWEETRRRGFRTEKDYCWEYFLSSNTLQMLHNMKGQFAEHLLAAGFVNSRDPKDPKSNTNSDNEKLLKAVICAGLYPKVAKIRPSFSKKRKMVKVCTKTDGTVNIHPKSVNVEETEFHYNWLVYHLKMRTSSIYLYDCTEVSPYCLLFFGGDISIQKDKDQDTIAVDEWIVFQSPARIAQLVKNLRQELDDLLQEKIENPHPVDWNDTKSRDTAVLTAIIDLITTQENESARNYAPRFQNERYS, encoded by the exons ATGAGCTCGGAGCAGCGGCGCGGCTGGGCCCGGGGCGGCGatggcggccccgccgcctcctcctcctcctcctgctcctcctcggCCGGCGGGCAcggggggcgcggcgggggcggcgggggaggcCGGGGGCGGCACCCCAGCCACCTGAAGGGCCGCGAGATCGGGCTGTGGTACGCGCGGAAGCAGGGCCAGAGGAGCAAGGAGACGGACCGGCAGCag CGGGCCGTGGTGCGGATGGACGAGCGCCGCGAGGAGCAGATCGCGCAGCTGCTGACGGCCGTGCAGAGCAGGAGCGAGAAGGAGCCCGACGCCATGTCCTGGTGGTCCGGGGACGAGGACGG TAATACTCCAGAACAGCCCGCAAAAGTGAAACCAGAGGTGGAAAAAGCTCCTATCAAACAGAGACCAGTCTTGGAAAAAACATTCCTTGATCGGGATGTGGAATAcctatttgaaaaaaatcagcaggatACAGATTTAGATGAGCAACTTAAAGAAGACCTAAGAAAGAAGAAGTCTGATCCTAGATATATTGAAATGCAG agaTTCCGAGAGAAACTCCCTTCGTATGGGATGAGACAG GAACTTGTAAACCTTATAAATAATAATCGAGTAACTGTGATAAGTGGTGAAACCGGCTGTGGAAAGACTACACAAGTCACGCAGTTCATCTTGGATGACTACATAGAGCGAGGGAAGGGGTCTACCTGCAGGATCGTTTGTACTCAGCCTAGGAGGATCAGTGCCATCTCA GTGGCTGAGAGAGTTGCTGCTGAAAGGGCAGAAGCATGCGGTAATGGTAAGAGTACAGGATACCAGATTCGTCTTCAGAG TCGGTTACCGAGGAAACAAGGCTCAATTTTATACTGTACCACAGGAATTGTCCTACAGTGGCTTCAGTCAGATAA GAATTTGTCCAGTATTAGTCATGTAGTCCTTGATGAAATTCATGAAAGAAATCTTCAATCAGATGTTTTAATGAGCATTATTAAAGATCTTTTGAATGTCCGTTTGGATCTGAAAGTAATACTGATGAGTGCTACTTTAAACGCAGAGAAGTTTTCTGAATACTTTG ATAATTGTCCAATGATTCACATACCTGGGTTCACTTTCCCAGTGGTGGAGTATCTTCTTGAAGACGTAATTGAGAAGTTGAG GTATATGCCAGAAAACACAGACCGTCGGCCACGGTGGAAGAAAGGCTTCATGCAAGGGCATATAAGCAgaccagaaaaagaagaaaaagaggaaatctACAGGGAACGATGGCCAGAATACTTAAGGCAGCTGCGGGGCAG GTACTCAGCGAGTACTATAGATGCCTTGGAAATGATGGACGATGACAAGGTTGACCTTGACCTTATAGCAGCACTTATCAGACACATTGTTTTGGAAGAAGAG GATGGTGCAATTCTAGTGTTTCTTCCAGGATGGGACAACATTAGCACTTTGCATGATCTCTTGATGTCACAAGTCATGTTTAAGTCAg atagGTTTATTATCATACCTTTACATTCATTGATGCCTACTGTTAACCAGACTCAG GTGTTTAAGAAGACCCCGCCAGGAGTAAGGAAAATCGTGATTGCTACCAACATTGCAGAGACTAG cattaCAATAGATGACGTGGTATTCGTTATAGATggtggaaaaataaaggaaactcACTTTGATACCCAGAACAACATTAGCACAATGGCAGCTGAGTGGGTTAGTAAAGCTAATGCCAAGCAAAGGAAAGGTCGAGCAGGAAG AGTTCAGCCAGGTCACTGTTACCATCTATACAATGGACTCCGTGCTAGCCTTCTAGATGATTATCAGCTACCTGAGATCTTGAGGACACCTTTGGAAGAACTTTGCTTGCAGATCAAG attctAAAGCTTGGAGGAATTGCTTATTTTCTGAGCAAACTAATGGATCCGCCATCTCGTGATGCTGTAATGTTGGCCATAAATCATCTGATGGAGCTG aaTGCTTTGGACAGACAAGAAGAGCTGACTCCACTAGGTGTACATTTAGCACGATTACCAGTTGAACCACATATTGGAAAAATGATTCTCTTTGGAGCTTTATTCTGTTGCTTGGATCCAGTCCTTACAATTGCAGCAAGCCTCAGCTTCAAAGACCCTTTTGTCATTCCTTTG GGCAAAGAGAAAGTAGCAGATGCAAGAAGAAAGGAACTGTCAAAGAATACAAAAAGTGATCATCTGACAGTGGTGAATGCTTTCACG GGCTGGGAAGAGACTCGGCGCCGTGGATTCAGAACTGAGAAAGACTACTGCTGGGAATATTTCCTGTCTTCAAATACACTCCAG ATGCTGCATAACATGAAAGGACAATTTGCTGAGCATCTCCTTGCAGCTGGATTTGTGAATAGCAGAGACCCCAAGGATCCCAAATCTAATACCAACTCGG ATAATGAGAAGTTGCTCAAAGCAGTCATCTGTGCTGGTTTATATCCGAAAGTTGCAAAGATTCGGCCAAGCTttagcaaaaagagaaaaat ggtgaaAGTTTGCACTAAGACAGATGGAACAGTTAATATTCATCCTAAATCTGTTAATGTGGAAGAGACAGAGTTCCATTACAACTGGCTTGTGTACCATTTGAAGATGAGAACTAGCAGT ATTTACTTATATGATTGTACAGAAGTCTCTCCGTACTGCCTCTTGTTCTTTGGAGGGGATATATCCATTCAGAAGGATAAAGATCAGGATACCATTGCTGTGGATGAATGGATTGTTTTCCAGTCTCCAGCTAGAATAGCACAGTTAGTTAAG AATTTAAGACAAGAGCTCGATGATCtactacaggaaaaaatagaaaacccACACCCCGTGGACTGGAACGATACTAAATCCAGGGATACAGCAGTACTGACCGCTATTATAGACTTAATCACAACGCAGGAGAATGAAAGTGCCAGAAACTATGCTCCACGGTTTCAGAACGAGCGCTATAGTTGA